In Symmachiella dynata, the following are encoded in one genomic region:
- a CDS encoding recombinase family protein, which produces MKNSERNGTIRCAIYSRKSTEEGLDQDFNSLDAQRESAEALIASQKGEGWECLPTRYDDGGFTGGNVERPALRRLMDDIENGQVDCVVVYKVDRLSRSLLDFSRIMETFDKHGVSFVSVTQQFNTTSSMGRLTLNILLSFAQFEREIIGERTRDKMAAARRKGKYVGGAPILGYDIDRSVSRLVVNHREAARVRTIFESYLEQQSLLATIAELDRHQWSTKQWTTKKGKQRGGRAFNKNTLHSLLTNVAYIGKVRYKDEIYEGEHEGIIDTEVFEQVQRLLRLNHRTGGKHVRNQFGSLLKGLVHCVPCGCRMIPSHTTKGGKKRYRYYVCGNAQKRGWDNCPSKSIPAGEIERFVIDQVRQVANEPDLIAATLDQLREQVQASLDKLETERTGIEQDLKNANAEMRSLVTAPDNSRSTDRQVDLLDRMRTAEQRLTEIRVESDRLRREAVTERDVADSLQQFEAVWEALSLREQARVLELLIERVDYDGDAGTVSVTFRPTGFNAVAEELEFEEVAV; this is translated from the coding sequence ATGAAGAATTCGGAACGCAATGGCACAATCCGCTGTGCCATATACAGCAGAAAATCGACCGAAGAGGGTCTCGACCAGGATTTCAATTCGCTGGACGCGCAGCGGGAATCTGCCGAGGCGCTCATTGCGAGCCAGAAAGGCGAAGGCTGGGAGTGCCTGCCAACCCGGTATGACGATGGCGGGTTCACAGGCGGGAACGTCGAACGGCCAGCCTTGCGTCGACTAATGGACGATATTGAAAACGGGCAGGTCGATTGTGTCGTCGTCTATAAGGTCGACCGTCTCAGCCGGAGCCTGCTTGATTTCTCCCGCATCATGGAAACGTTCGACAAACATGGCGTTTCGTTTGTCTCGGTGACGCAACAATTCAATACGACCAGTTCCATGGGCCGTTTAACGCTCAACATCCTATTGTCCTTCGCGCAATTTGAACGCGAGATCATCGGCGAACGGACGCGCGATAAAATGGCCGCAGCACGCCGTAAAGGGAAATACGTTGGCGGCGCGCCAATCCTCGGCTACGACATCGATCGCAGCGTTTCCAGATTAGTGGTCAATCATCGAGAAGCGGCCCGCGTCCGCACGATCTTCGAATCCTACCTCGAACAGCAATCGCTCCTCGCCACCATCGCCGAATTGGATCGCCACCAGTGGTCCACCAAGCAATGGACGACCAAGAAGGGCAAGCAACGTGGTGGACGGGCCTTCAACAAGAACACACTACATAGTCTGCTGACGAACGTCGCCTACATTGGCAAGGTCCGCTACAAGGACGAAATCTACGAAGGGGAGCATGAGGGGATCATCGATACTGAAGTGTTCGAGCAAGTCCAGCGTCTATTGCGGTTGAACCACCGCACGGGCGGCAAACACGTGCGCAATCAATTTGGATCGTTGCTAAAAGGCCTAGTGCATTGTGTGCCGTGCGGTTGCCGGATGATCCCTTCGCACACGACCAAAGGCGGCAAAAAACGCTATCGCTACTATGTCTGCGGAAATGCCCAGAAACGGGGCTGGGACAATTGCCCGTCGAAGTCGATTCCCGCCGGCGAAATCGAGCGTTTCGTCATTGACCAAGTACGGCAGGTCGCGAACGAGCCCGATCTCATCGCCGCCACGCTCGACCAACTCCGCGAACAGGTGCAAGCATCGCTCGACAAACTGGAAACCGAACGAACCGGTATCGAGCAGGACCTGAAAAATGCCAATGCTGAGATGCGTTCCCTCGTCACGGCGCCGGATAATTCTCGTAGCACCGACCGGCAGGTCGACTTGTTGGATCGCATGCGGACTGCCGAACAACGTCTAACCGAAATCCGTGTCGAGTCTGACAGATTACGCCGCGAAGCGGTCACCGAACGGGACGTGGCTGATTCGCTGCAGCAGTTCGAGGCGGTGTGGGAAGCGCTCAGCCTAAGGGAACAGGCACGCGTCCTGGAACTGCTCATTGAGCGGGTAGACTACGACGGCGACGCGGGGACCGTTTCGGTCACGTTCCGCCCGACTGGCTTCAACGCGGTGGCCGAGGAACTTGAATTTGAGGAGGTCGCGGTATGA
- a CDS encoding DUF2924 domain-containing protein gives MALNIGKEVSKLQQMTVRELRERYEDVFQEECRSNHKQWLIKRIAWRLQANVEGDLSERARRRALEIANDADLRMKAPPRTKPAPTVRGRKVHGKITTTHDKRIPMPGTILTREYKGATVQVTVLPTGFDFEGEIYASLSAVAKAITGSHTNGFLFFRLNGTGARK, from the coding sequence ATGGCGTTGAATATCGGCAAGGAAGTTTCCAAATTGCAGCAGATGACTGTCCGGGAATTGCGGGAACGCTACGAAGACGTATTCCAGGAGGAATGCCGCTCCAATCACAAACAATGGTTGATCAAGCGGATCGCTTGGCGGTTGCAGGCCAATGTGGAAGGGGATCTGTCCGAACGAGCACGTCGGCGGGCGTTGGAAATTGCCAACGACGCGGACCTGCGGATGAAAGCGCCGCCGAGGACGAAACCGGCACCCACAGTTCGTGGCCGCAAAGTCCATGGCAAGATCACGACGACGCACGACAAACGCATCCCCATGCCGGGCACGATTCTGACTCGCGAATACAAGGGAGCGACCGTGCAGGTCACCGTACTCCCGACGGGCTTCGACTTCGAGGGCGAAATCTATGCCTCCCTTTCCGCGGTCGCCAAGGCGATCACCGGCTCGCACACGAATGGGTTTCTGTTCTTCCGTCTGAACGGAACGGGGGCCCGCAAATGA
- a CDS encoding RNA polymerase sigma factor: MDVPYPPPNRGKTVSPPGVDLDFEFERGFARQLIHNAVARAAYRLDLEATAREDLAQAIAYELIRRSRWFDAGRGSWRAFCVTIVTRCLKSEIDKYCRKARTSPVSSVESDEELSSCRSFVDLLDLQFDVHDLLDRLPLEERRLVEPLLDVSVAEAARQLDLPRSTYRDRLRKIRSQRADPSLREYL; the protein is encoded by the coding sequence ATGGACGTCCCCTATCCTCCGCCAAATCGGGGGAAAACTGTATCTCCACCGGGAGTGGATCTCGATTTCGAATTTGAACGCGGATTTGCACGCCAGCTCATTCACAACGCAGTGGCGCGCGCGGCCTACCGACTCGATTTGGAGGCGACGGCCCGCGAAGATCTTGCACAGGCGATTGCTTACGAGTTGATTCGGCGTTCGCGCTGGTTTGATGCCGGTCGTGGTTCTTGGCGCGCCTTCTGCGTGACTATTGTCACGCGTTGTTTAAAGTCGGAAATCGATAAGTACTGCCGAAAAGCGCGCACATCTCCGGTCAGCTCGGTCGAGAGCGACGAGGAATTATCGAGTTGTCGATCGTTCGTCGACTTGCTCGATCTGCAGTTCGATGTACACGATTTGCTCGACCGGCTGCCTCTCGAGGAGCGGCGACTCGTGGAACCACTGCTGGATGTGTCTGTGGCAGAGGCGGCGCGTCAACTTGATCTACCGCGCAGTACCTATCGGGATCGGCTGCGAAAGATCCGGAGTCAGCGGGCTGATCCGTCGCTGCGAGAATATCTCTAG
- a CDS encoding ParB N-terminal domain-containing protein produces the protein MMKSATGMTERKRKSQRVRQAIMEHWRSLSDREIALGLQVSNRTVSQHRKRLEDEGRILPRSESTQAVGACQFEVCTSAISPAPLNDQLYDPVDESEPSFCALVENIRENGILEPIVASGDGYILSGHRRHAAARCVGLERIPVRIRHDVSYVGDRDEFLRLLASYNRQRVKTTAEQVREEVALMSERSCSRVRRFRRDSAVVDGNCTVALRKRKRRSAIRDKMALREAIIKVVQDEQRNWPLSDRSVFYRLLNIPGLVRNDRTRVPFANTPAAYDDVTNMLTRLRLDGSVQFEAISDETRPVVVWDTHRAAGDFVRRECDQFLTGYWRDLLQSQPNWIELLVEKNTVASQLRSVAGKYTLPMTSGRGYSSLPPRKEMVDRFKCSGREHLVVIVVSDFDPEGEDIPASFGISLRDDFDVSADRLRIVKAALTAEQVRSMDLHEGQLSKETSSRYRRFVEVHGDRAWELESLTADQLREIVEAAIRGVLDLDAFEAEVEREQQEQCELTTKRRRLRETLIDDIDDLD, from the coding sequence ATGATGAAATCCGCGACAGGCATGACGGAACGAAAACGAAAGTCGCAGCGTGTGCGGCAGGCGATCATGGAGCATTGGCGGTCACTGAGCGATCGCGAGATTGCTCTTGGGCTGCAGGTCAGCAACAGGACTGTCTCCCAACATCGGAAACGACTGGAAGATGAGGGGCGGATTCTTCCCCGGTCCGAAAGTACACAGGCTGTCGGGGCATGCCAGTTCGAGGTGTGTACTTCCGCGATTTCGCCGGCCCCGCTCAACGACCAGCTCTACGATCCGGTCGATGAATCCGAACCATCATTCTGTGCGCTGGTTGAGAACATCCGCGAAAATGGAATCTTGGAACCAATCGTGGCCAGCGGCGATGGCTACATCCTCTCGGGGCATCGTCGCCACGCGGCGGCACGATGTGTGGGGTTGGAACGCATTCCGGTCCGCATCCGGCACGACGTGTCGTACGTCGGCGACCGGGATGAGTTTCTACGGTTGCTCGCAAGCTACAACCGCCAGCGGGTTAAGACGACTGCCGAACAGGTGCGTGAGGAGGTCGCGTTGATGTCAGAGCGTTCCTGTTCGCGGGTTCGCCGGTTTCGGCGCGATTCGGCAGTTGTCGACGGCAATTGCACGGTTGCACTTCGAAAACGCAAACGCCGGTCGGCGATTCGGGACAAGATGGCACTGCGGGAGGCAATCATAAAGGTCGTCCAAGACGAGCAACGCAATTGGCCGTTGAGCGATCGGTCTGTGTTTTATCGGTTGCTCAATATCCCTGGGCTGGTCCGCAACGACCGCACGCGCGTACCCTTCGCCAATACTCCTGCCGCTTATGACGACGTGACCAATATGCTCACCCGGCTACGCCTGGACGGCTCGGTGCAGTTTGAGGCGATCTCCGACGAAACGCGGCCGGTCGTGGTGTGGGACACACATCGCGCCGCAGGGGATTTCGTCCGCCGGGAATGCGATCAGTTCCTCACCGGCTATTGGCGCGATCTGTTGCAAAGTCAGCCGAATTGGATCGAACTCCTGGTCGAGAAGAACACGGTCGCCAGCCAACTCCGCAGCGTCGCTGGCAAATACACGCTCCCCATGACCAGCGGTCGCGGCTATTCGTCACTGCCGCCGCGAAAGGAAATGGTCGACCGGTTCAAGTGCAGCGGCCGCGAACACCTCGTGGTGATCGTCGTCAGCGACTTCGATCCGGAAGGGGAAGACATTCCCGCCAGCTTTGGGATTTCGCTGCGCGATGACTTCGATGTTTCTGCCGACAGATTACGGATCGTCAAGGCCGCGCTCACCGCCGAACAAGTCCGATCGATGGATCTGCACGAAGGGCAGCTCTCGAAGGAGACCTCGTCGCGGTATCGGCGATTTGTCGAGGTTCATGGCGACCGGGCTTGGGAATTGGAATCGCTCACCGCAGACCAACTACGGGAGATTGTGGAGGCCGCCATCCGCGGCGTCCTCGACCTCGACGCCTTCGAAGCGGAGGTGGAGCGTGAGCAGCAGGAACAATGCGAGCTGACTACGAAACGTCGACGATTGCGGGAAACGCTTATCGATGACATCGACGACCTCGATTGA